Proteins encoded together in one Flavobacterium keumense window:
- a CDS encoding C40 family peptidase, whose protein sequence is MKYCKLILILSFINLSAAFSQEKLIKHTVQKGETITAIAQKYKVEPSAIYELNPDCTRTLKLESIILIPRQTSKSGKAKIESKPTLVQNLHEVQPKETLFGIAKQYEISLEELNAANPELAEAGLKAGQKIKIPTKANANLVTKKETLQLEPKKEVVLKEKQEKGIPLAVTPQTETTIHEVVPSETKFGIAKQYGISVADLDKANPILEKEALKAGQKIVIPIKEGITAVAPVLKQVEVVPSKKIELKEKVKEETVVVKKELVEEKQETVTHEVLPKETKYGIAKKYGISVAELENQNPTIVKNLYVGAKLTISGAKTIQEDTIVETQLVSTETTDAVAKKENLTIASSIAKWNTNEELADELIRMASDNLGSRYRAGGTSKNGFDCSGLMYSTFSSLDIKLPRSSVEMAAIGTKVEAKEAKKGDLIFFKTRGGSQINHVGMVVEVCDGEIRFIHSSTQSGVIISSTKEKYYEKNFTQINRVLQQ, encoded by the coding sequence ATGAAGTATTGCAAACTAATTTTAATTTTATCGTTTATTAACTTATCAGCAGCTTTTTCTCAAGAAAAACTGATAAAACATACCGTACAAAAAGGCGAAACAATTACTGCAATCGCCCAAAAATATAAAGTTGAGCCAAGTGCTATTTATGAACTTAATCCAGATTGTACTAGAACGTTAAAATTAGAATCGATTATTTTGATTCCGCGCCAAACATCAAAAAGTGGTAAGGCAAAAATAGAATCAAAGCCAACTTTAGTTCAAAATTTACACGAAGTACAACCCAAAGAAACTCTGTTTGGTATTGCAAAACAATATGAAATTTCTTTAGAAGAATTGAATGCAGCAAATCCTGAATTAGCAGAAGCAGGTTTGAAAGCAGGACAAAAAATCAAGATTCCGACCAAGGCTAATGCTAATTTAGTTACTAAGAAAGAAACACTACAATTAGAACCTAAAAAAGAAGTAGTTCTCAAAGAAAAACAAGAAAAAGGTATTCCATTAGCAGTTACTCCACAAACAGAAACAACAATCCATGAAGTAGTACCATCTGAAACAAAATTCGGAATCGCGAAACAGTATGGGATTTCGGTAGCTGATTTGGATAAAGCTAATCCGATATTAGAAAAAGAAGCACTTAAGGCGGGTCAAAAAATTGTGATTCCAATAAAAGAAGGAATTACAGCCGTTGCACCAGTGCTAAAACAAGTGGAGGTGGTACCATCTAAAAAGATAGAGCTAAAAGAAAAAGTCAAAGAAGAAACAGTAGTAGTTAAAAAAGAACTAGTCGAAGAGAAGCAAGAAACGGTGACTCATGAAGTGCTTCCAAAAGAGACGAAATACGGAATTGCTAAAAAGTACGGAATTTCGGTAGCAGAATTAGAAAATCAAAATCCAACGATTGTTAAGAATTTGTACGTAGGTGCCAAATTGACTATTTCTGGAGCCAAAACCATTCAAGAAGATACTATTGTTGAAACTCAACTTGTGTCGACAGAAACCACTGATGCGGTTGCCAAAAAAGAAAATCTTACGATAGCTAGTAGTATTGCAAAGTGGAATACCAATGAAGAATTAGCAGACGAGTTAATTCGTATGGCATCCGATAATTTAGGTTCGAGATACCGTGCAGGTGGAACATCGAAGAATGGATTTGATTGTTCAGGTTTGATGTATTCTACATTTAGTTCGTTGGATATTAAATTACCAAGATCCTCCGTTGAAATGGCTGCAATTGGGACCAAAGTAGAGGCTAAAGAGGCTAAAAAAGGAGATTTAATTTTCTTCAAAACAAGAGGAGGGAGTCAGATTAATCACGTAGGAATGGTGGTGGAAGTGTGTGATGGAGAAATTCGATTTATTCATTCCTCAACGCAAAGTGGTGTTATTATTTCTTCTACCAAAGAGAAATATTACGAGAAAAATTTCACCCAAATCAATAGGGTGTTGCAACAATAA
- a CDS encoding bifunctional aconitate hydratase 2/2-methylisocitrate dehydratase: MNLYKEYIKEIEERKGQGLHPKPIDSAELLSEIIAQIKDAKNSNRKECLHFFIYNTLPGTTSAAGQKAKFLKEIILGQEVVSEITPAFALELLSHMKGGPSIEVLLDLALGNDATIAKDAAAVLKTQVYLYDADMARLKEAYTNGNTVAKDILESYAKAEFFTKLPEVEEEIKVVTFIAGEGDISTDLLSPGNQAHSRSDRELHGKCMITPQAQEEIQALQAQHPDKSVMLIAEKGTMGVGSSRMSGVNNVALWTGKQASPYVPFVNIAPIVGGTNGISPIFLTTVDVTGGIGIDLKNWVKKTDANGELVRDANGEPILEQVYSVATGTVLTINTKTKKLYNGAQELIDISRSFTPQKMEFIKAGGSYAIVFGKKIQTFAAQTLGIQAPVVFAPSKEVSNPGQGLTAVEKIFNKNAVGVTPGKVLHAGSDVRVEVNIVGSQDTTGLMTAQELESMAATVISPIVDGAYQSGCHTASVWDKKAQANIPKLMQFMNNFGLITARDPKGVYHAMTDVIHKVLNDITVDDWAIIIGGDSHTRMSKGVAFGADSGTVALALATGEASMPIPESVKVTFKGTMPDYMDFRDVVHATQAQMLHQFGGENVFQGRIIEVHIGTLTADQAFTFTDWSAEMKAKASICISEDETLIQSLEIAKGRIQIMIDKGMDNSRQVLKGLIDKANKRIAEIRSGEKPALRPDANAKYYAEVVVDLDVINEPMIADPDVNNKDVSKRYTHDTIRPLSFYGGTKKVDLGFIGSCMVHKGDMKILAQMLKNIEKQQGKVEFKAPLVVAPPTYNIVDELKAEGDWEVLQKYSGFEFDDNAPKSTARTEYENMLYLERPGCNLCMGNQEKASKGDTVMATSTRLFQGRVVEDSAEKKGESLLSSTPVVVLSTILGRTPSIEEYKQAVEGINLTKFAPSHKLLVG, from the coding sequence ATGAATCTTTATAAAGAATACATTAAAGAAATAGAGGAAAGAAAAGGTCAAGGGCTTCACCCAAAACCAATTGATAGTGCTGAATTACTAAGCGAAATTATTGCGCAAATTAAAGATGCTAAAAATTCTAACAGAAAAGAGTGTCTTCATTTCTTCATTTACAACACCTTGCCAGGAACTACTAGTGCGGCAGGTCAAAAGGCAAAATTCCTAAAAGAAATCATCCTTGGACAGGAAGTAGTAAGTGAAATTACTCCGGCATTTGCATTGGAGTTATTGTCTCATATGAAAGGTGGACCATCCATTGAAGTTTTATTGGATTTAGCATTAGGAAATGATGCAACTATTGCGAAAGACGCAGCAGCAGTTCTTAAAACCCAAGTGTATTTGTATGATGCTGATATGGCGCGTTTGAAAGAAGCTTATACCAATGGAAATACTGTTGCAAAAGACATATTAGAAAGCTACGCAAAAGCTGAGTTTTTTACCAAATTACCTGAAGTTGAAGAAGAAATTAAAGTGGTGACATTTATTGCTGGTGAAGGAGATATTTCTACGGATTTATTGTCACCAGGAAATCAAGCGCACTCGCGTTCAGACCGTGAATTACACGGAAAATGTATGATTACGCCTCAAGCACAAGAAGAAATTCAAGCTCTTCAAGCGCAACATCCAGACAAAAGTGTGATGTTAATTGCTGAAAAAGGAACGATGGGAGTAGGATCTTCAAGAATGTCGGGTGTAAACAACGTGGCGCTTTGGACAGGAAAACAAGCGAGTCCGTATGTGCCTTTTGTTAACATAGCACCAATTGTGGGTGGAACAAACGGAATTTCACCTATTTTCTTGACTACTGTTGATGTAACAGGAGGTATCGGAATTGATTTAAAAAACTGGGTTAAGAAAACAGATGCGAATGGTGAGTTAGTTCGTGATGCCAATGGCGAACCTATTTTAGAGCAAGTATATTCTGTTGCAACAGGAACTGTCTTAACGATCAATACAAAAACAAAAAAATTATACAATGGTGCTCAAGAATTGATTGATATTTCAAGATCATTCACACCACAAAAAATGGAATTTATCAAAGCAGGTGGTTCTTATGCCATCGTTTTTGGTAAAAAAATTCAAACTTTTGCAGCGCAAACATTAGGGATTCAAGCGCCAGTAGTTTTTGCTCCTTCAAAAGAAGTTTCTAATCCAGGTCAAGGTCTTACTGCAGTAGAGAAAATTTTTAATAAAAATGCGGTTGGAGTAACTCCAGGAAAAGTTTTACATGCGGGTTCCGATGTTCGTGTAGAAGTAAATATTGTGGGTTCGCAAGATACTACAGGATTGATGACGGCACAAGAATTAGAGTCGATGGCTGCTACCGTGATTTCGCCAATCGTTGATGGAGCGTATCAATCAGGTTGTCATACAGCTTCGGTTTGGGATAAAAAAGCACAAGCAAATATTCCAAAATTGATGCAATTCATGAATAATTTTGGTTTGATTACTGCTCGTGATCCAAAAGGAGTGTATCATGCCATGACAGATGTGATTCATAAAGTTTTGAATGATATTACGGTTGATGATTGGGCAATTATTATCGGAGGAGATTCGCATACGAGAATGTCTAAAGGAGTTGCTTTTGGTGCCGATTCTGGTACGGTAGCCTTAGCTTTGGCAACAGGAGAGGCTTCTATGCCAATTCCTGAATCCGTAAAAGTTACTTTCAAAGGAACTATGCCTGATTATATGGATTTTCGTGATGTGGTGCATGCTACTCAAGCGCAAATGTTACATCAATTTGGAGGAGAAAATGTGTTCCAAGGTCGAATTATCGAGGTGCATATTGGAACATTAACAGCTGATCAAGCCTTTACTTTTACAGACTGGTCTGCTGAGATGAAAGCGAAAGCATCTATTTGTATCTCAGAGGATGAAACCTTGATTCAATCTTTGGAAATTGCAAAAGGCAGAATCCAAATCATGATTGATAAAGGAATGGATAATAGCCGTCAAGTGCTTAAAGGATTAATTGATAAGGCAAATAAGAGAATTGCTGAAATTAGATCAGGTGAAAAACCAGCTTTACGACCAGATGCTAATGCAAAATATTATGCAGAAGTAGTAGTTGATTTGGACGTAATTAATGAGCCAATGATTGCTGACCCAGATGTAAACAATAAAGATGTTTCTAAGCGTTATACACACGATACTATCCGACCATTGTCATTCTACGGAGGAACAAAAAAGGTAGATTTAGGATTCATTGGTTCTTGTATGGTCCACAAAGGCGATATGAAAATCTTAGCGCAAATGCTTAAAAACATTGAAAAACAACAAGGTAAAGTGGAATTTAAAGCACCTTTAGTGGTAGCGCCACCAACATACAATATTGTTGATGAATTAAAAGCAGAGGGTGACTGGGAAGTATTACAAAAATATTCAGGTTTTGAATTTGATGATAATGCGCCAAAATCGACTGCACGTACGGAATATGAAAACATGTTGTATTTAGAGCGCCCAGGTTGTAACCTTTGTATGGGTAACCAAGAAAAGGCTTCAAAAGGAGATACGGTAATGGCAACATCAACACGTTTGTTCCAAGGTAGGGTTGTTGAAGATTCTGCTGAGAAAAAAGGAGAATCATTACTTTCTTCAACTCCAGTAGTGGTTTTATCGACAATTTTAGGTAGAACACCATCTATTGAAGAATACAAACAAGCGGTGGAAGGGATTAACTTGACTAAGTTTGCACCTTCACATAAGTTGTTAGTAGGATAA
- a CDS encoding AAA family ATPase has translation MSDVAAIHNLVQKRTALKKEIAKIIVGQDAVIDQIVLAIFSGGHALLVGVPGLAKTLMVNTLAQALGLDFKRIQFTPDLMPSDILGSEILDENRQFKFIKGPVFSNIILADEINRTPPKTQAALLEAMQERAVTIAGHQYQLGLPYFVLATQNPIEQEGTYPLPEAQLDRFMFAIKLEYPTFEEEVQVVKQTTSDVKSVIEPLFSAQEIIDFQHLIRRIPVADNVIEYAVALVAKTRPDNSLTTDFVKNYLDWGAGPRASQNLVLAAKAHAAFNGKFSPDIEDVKAVAIGILRHRIIKNYKADAEGITEEMIITKLL, from the coding sequence ATGTCTGATGTAGCTGCTATACATAACTTAGTTCAAAAACGAACTGCGCTAAAAAAAGAAATTGCTAAAATTATTGTGGGGCAAGATGCTGTGATTGATCAAATTGTATTGGCTATTTTTTCAGGCGGACATGCTTTGTTGGTAGGTGTGCCAGGCTTGGCAAAAACCTTAATGGTAAATACGTTGGCACAAGCTTTAGGATTGGATTTCAAGCGCATTCAGTTCACGCCAGATTTAATGCCGTCGGATATTTTGGGAAGTGAAATTTTGGATGAAAACAGACAATTTAAATTTATAAAAGGGCCTGTTTTTTCAAACATCATCTTGGCTGATGAAATCAATAGAACGCCGCCAAAGACGCAAGCCGCTTTGTTAGAAGCCATGCAAGAGCGTGCCGTAACCATTGCAGGACATCAATACCAATTGGGCTTGCCGTATTTTGTATTGGCAACCCAAAATCCCATCGAGCAAGAAGGAACCTATCCTTTGCCAGAGGCGCAATTGGACCGATTCATGTTTGCTATCAAGTTAGAATATCCCACTTTTGAAGAAGAAGTTCAGGTAGTGAAACAAACGACTTCGGATGTAAAAAGTGTTATTGAACCACTATTTTCTGCTCAAGAAATTATTGATTTTCAGCACTTAATTCGCCGCATTCCAGTAGCAGATAATGTGATTGAATATGCGGTTGCGTTGGTGGCTAAAACACGACCTGACAATTCATTGACTACTGATTTTGTAAAAAACTATTTGGATTGGGGAGCAGGGCCAAGAGCCTCGCAAAATTTAGTTTTGGCAGCCAAAGCGCATGCTGCTTTTAACGGAAAATTCTCCCCAGACATTGAGGATGTTAAAGCGGTTGCAATTGGTATTTTGCGTCATCGAATTATTAAAAACTACAAGGCTGATGCCGAAGGAATTACAGAAGAAATGATTATTACTAAACTACTCTAA
- a CDS encoding peptidylprolyl isomerase has product MIFQLPSISSFVTKKALSLFLVLFSVVTLTAQEVIKDQPTKEAPKTDSSKKMKVDGVIATVGDYIILDSDIDKAYLEIASQGGSVKDITRCQMLGKLMEDKLYAHQAVQDSVKVTDSEVKAMMDERLNYMTEQLGSMDKVVSYYKKNNEEEFRTYFFDILKENKLTSEMQKKIVDDVQITPEEVRNFFKKIPKDELPVFGAEMEVAQIVVKPKISDADKQKVIDRLNGFKKEIQEGSSFATKAVLYSQDPGSRASGGYYKMNRKTPFVKEFKDVAFSLAEGEISAPFETEYGYHIIYVEKIKGQEIELRHILLAPKVTEESLQEAKEKIALIRKRIVDKEITFAEAARTLSDEKETRANGGTLINPKTQDTRFELTKMDPSLYAQVSNLKENEISLPIPEELQEGKKQFKLVTVTNRINEHTADYAKDYTKIKELALKEKQIKAIAKWFDEKIKDTYIKIVGEYRDCTFTNNWLKK; this is encoded by the coding sequence ATGATATTTCAATTACCATCGATTTCCTCTTTTGTTACTAAGAAAGCACTTTCTTTATTCTTGGTTCTTTTTTCTGTAGTGACTTTAACTGCCCAAGAGGTGATTAAAGACCAACCCACAAAAGAAGCACCAAAAACGGACTCGTCAAAAAAAATGAAAGTAGATGGTGTTATCGCTACCGTTGGAGATTACATTATTTTGGATTCGGATATTGACAAAGCTTATTTGGAGATTGCAAGTCAAGGCGGTTCTGTAAAAGACATTACAAGATGTCAGATGTTAGGCAAGCTAATGGAAGACAAATTATATGCACACCAAGCGGTGCAAGATAGTGTTAAAGTGACTGATTCTGAGGTGAAAGCTATGATGGACGAGCGTTTGAATTACATGACAGAGCAGTTAGGTTCAATGGATAAAGTGGTGAGTTACTACAAGAAAAACAACGAAGAAGAATTCAGAACCTATTTTTTTGATATTCTAAAAGAAAACAAGCTAACATCCGAAATGCAAAAGAAAATTGTTGACGATGTGCAAATTACACCTGAGGAGGTGCGTAACTTTTTTAAGAAAATTCCAAAAGACGAATTGCCTGTTTTTGGTGCCGAAATGGAAGTAGCGCAAATTGTGGTAAAACCTAAAATTTCGGATGCTGATAAACAAAAAGTAATTGACCGTTTGAATGGTTTCAAAAAAGAAATTCAAGAAGGTTCTAGTTTTGCTACCAAAGCGGTGTTGTATTCGCAAGACCCAGGATCAAGAGCGAGTGGTGGGTATTACAAAATGAATCGTAAAACACCTTTTGTAAAAGAATTTAAGGACGTAGCATTCAGTTTAGCCGAAGGAGAAATCTCGGCACCTTTTGAAACAGAATACGGCTATCACATTATCTATGTAGAGAAAATAAAAGGGCAAGAAATCGAGTTGCGTCATATTTTATTGGCTCCTAAAGTGACCGAGGAATCGTTGCAAGAAGCAAAAGAAAAAATCGCTTTGATTCGTAAACGAATTGTGGACAAGGAAATCACATTTGCAGAAGCAGCAAGAACTTTGTCTGACGAAAAAGAAACCAGAGCCAATGGTGGAACTTTAATCAACCCGAAAACACAAGATACTCGTTTTGAGTTGACTAAAATGGATCCAAGTTTGTATGCGCAAGTGTCTAATTTGAAAGAAAATGAAATTTCATTGCCAATTCCCGAAGAGTTGCAAGAAGGGAAAAAACAATTCAAATTGGTTACAGTAACTAATAGAATCAATGAGCATACCGCGGATTATGCAAAGGACTATACTAAAATCAAAGAGTTGGCTTTGAAAGAAAAACAAATCAAGGCGATTGCTAAATGGTTTGACGAAAAAATTAAAGATACTTATATTAAAATTGTAGGTGAATACAGGGATTGTACGTTTACCAATAATTGGTTAAAAAAATAA
- a CDS encoding serine hydrolase, with product MKYIFTVILALIIHISTCYGQTNKENEANKKIDRYLSALESVGFSGSVLVEINGKKVIAKGYGFCDAETQITNSPKTIFDIGSITKQFTAAAILKLEMQGKLSTNDKISKFFDKIPSDKQQITIHDLLRHQSGLISNVGRDFEKISEKEFLENVFNSELLFPVGTNFSYSNIGYSLLAMIIEKTSNKSYETYLYENLWKPSQMKMTGYTRPSYDKNYIAVGYENDNKVWGKPTEKEWDTVSPYWHLKGNGGILSTTEDLYKWHKCLLSEKILSNDAKQKLYHPKLRPEETENSYYAYGWDVSKTNRNTTQVWHNGTNRIFYADFLRFIDEKVTFIMLSNKSHPNFNNLNFEMARIVFNPNFIPEIPIADNAENRNFSNNIIKTISEFGIEKAKEEYAKKKSTEQLLEFLMREEGFKHIDNGKPEIAVQIFEMNVFVYPKSAKALQGLGEGYMETGKNELALKYLKESLAINPDNPFVSRLIKQLDK from the coding sequence ATGAAATATATATTTACGGTAATATTAGCACTTATTATACATATAAGCACTTGCTACGGGCAGACAAATAAAGAGAATGAAGCCAACAAAAAGATTGACCGCTACCTTTCAGCATTAGAGAGTGTTGGTTTTTCTGGATCGGTATTGGTAGAAATAAATGGTAAAAAAGTTATTGCAAAAGGATATGGTTTTTGTGATGCTGAAACACAAATCACAAATTCACCGAAAACTATTTTCGACATTGGTTCTATTACAAAACAATTTACTGCGGCAGCAATTCTAAAATTAGAAATGCAAGGCAAACTTTCAACTAATGACAAAATTTCAAAGTTCTTTGACAAAATTCCATCAGATAAACAGCAGATTACAATTCACGATTTACTTCGTCATCAATCTGGACTTATAAGTAATGTCGGTAGAGATTTTGAAAAAATTAGTGAAAAAGAATTTTTAGAAAATGTTTTTAATTCAGAATTACTATTCCCGGTCGGGACAAATTTTTCTTACTCGAACATTGGATATAGTTTATTGGCTATGATAATAGAAAAAACATCTAATAAATCTTATGAAACCTATCTCTATGAAAATTTGTGGAAGCCTTCGCAAATGAAAATGACAGGTTACACACGACCTTCATATGACAAAAATTATATTGCAGTTGGGTATGAAAATGATAATAAAGTTTGGGGAAAACCAACAGAAAAAGAATGGGACACAGTTTCACCTTACTGGCACTTAAAAGGCAATGGCGGTATTCTTTCAACTACCGAAGACCTTTATAAATGGCACAAGTGCTTATTGTCAGAAAAGATACTATCTAATGACGCAAAACAAAAATTGTATCATCCTAAGTTAAGACCAGAAGAAACCGAAAATTCATACTATGCTTATGGTTGGGATGTTTCAAAGACAAATAGAAACACTACACAAGTTTGGCATAATGGAACAAATAGGATTTTTTATGCTGACTTTCTTCGCTTTATAGATGAAAAGGTTACATTCATTATGCTATCTAATAAATCGCATCCTAATTTCAATAACCTAAATTTTGAAATGGCAAGAATTGTTTTCAACCCTAATTTTATTCCTGAAATTCCTATTGCTGATAATGCAGAAAACCGTAATTTTTCCAATAACATCATTAAAACGATTAGTGAGTTTGGTATAGAAAAAGCAAAAGAAGAATATGCTAAAAAGAAAAGCACCGAACAACTTTTAGAATTTCTGATGAGAGAAGAAGGTTTTAAGCACATTGACAATGGAAAACCCGAAATTGCTGTTCAAATCTTTGAAATGAATGTGTTTGTTTATCCTAAATCAGCCAAGGCATTACAAGGATTAGGGGAAGGTTATATGGAAACAGGTAAGAATGAATTAGCATTAAAATATTTAAAAGAAAGTTTAGCCATAAACCCCGACAATCCATTCGTTAGCAGATTAATTAAACAGCTAGACAAGTGA